The Dendropsophus ebraccatus isolate aDenEbr1 chromosome 3, aDenEbr1.pat, whole genome shotgun sequence genome includes a region encoding these proteins:
- the LOC138785931 gene encoding cold-inducible RNA-binding protein B-like isoform X2, with protein MSSDEGKLFVGGLSFDTDEQNLEQVFSKYGQISEVVVVKDRETKRSRGFGFVTFENPDDSKDAMQAMNGKSVDGRQIRVDQAGKSSGDRRGGYRGGSSGGQGFFRGGRGRGGGDRGYGSSRFDNRSGGYGGSGGSRDYYGGGRSQGGYGDRSSGSYRDGYDSYAAHL; from the exons ATGTCTTCAGATGAAGGAAAGCTTTTCGTCGGCGGTCTGAGCTTCGATACGGATGAGCAGAACCTGGAGCAGGTGTTCAGCAAGTACGGACAAATCTCAGAGG TGGTGGTTGTGAAGGATCGTGAGACAAAGAGGTCAAGAGGCTTCGGGTTTGTTACGTTTGAAAATCCAGATGATTCTAAGGATGCTATGCAAGCAATGAATGGAAAG TCTGTTGATGGAAGACAGATCCGTGTTGATCAGGCCGGCAAGTCCTCAGGTGACAGACGTGGAGGTTATAGAGGAGGATCATCTGGAGGCCAAGGATTTTTCCGTGGTGGCAGAGGACGTG GTGGTGGAGACAGAGGCTATGGAAGCAGCCGATTTGATAACAGAAGTGGCGGGTATGGTGGCAGTGGGGGATCCAGAGATTATTATGGCGG tggAAGAAGTCAGGGAGGGTACGGTGACCGATCAAGTGGATCTTATAGGGATGGCTATGACAGCTATG ctgCCCATTTATGA
- the LOC138785931 gene encoding cold-inducible RNA-binding protein B-like isoform X3, which yields MSSDEGKLFVGGLSFDTDEQNLEQVFSKYGQISEVVVVKDRETKRSRGFGFVTFENPDDSKDAMQAMNGKSVDGRQIRVDQAGKSSGDRRGGYRGGSSGGQGFFRGGRGRGGGDRGYGSSRFDNRSGGYGGSGGSRDYYGGGRSQGGYGDRSSGSYRDGYDSYG from the exons ATGTCTTCAGATGAAGGAAAGCTTTTCGTCGGCGGTCTGAGCTTCGATACGGATGAGCAGAACCTGGAGCAGGTGTTCAGCAAGTACGGACAAATCTCAGAGG TGGTGGTTGTGAAGGATCGTGAGACAAAGAGGTCAAGAGGCTTCGGGTTTGTTACGTTTGAAAATCCAGATGATTCTAAGGATGCTATGCAAGCAATGAATGGAAAG TCTGTTGATGGAAGACAGATCCGTGTTGATCAGGCCGGCAAGTCCTCAGGTGACAGACGTGGAGGTTATAGAGGAGGATCATCTGGAGGCCAAGGATTTTTCCGTGGTGGCAGAGGACGTG GTGGTGGAGACAGAGGCTATGGAAGCAGCCGATTTGATAACAGAAGTGGCGGGTATGGTGGCAGTGGGGGATCCAGAGATTATTATGGCGG tggAAGAAGTCAGGGAGGGTACGGTGACCGATCAAGTGGATCTTATAGGGATGGCTATGACAGCTATG GATAA
- the LOC138785931 gene encoding cold-inducible RNA-binding protein B-like isoform X1 produces the protein MSSDEGKLFVGGLSFDTDEQNLEQVFSKYGQISEVVVVKDRETKRSRGFGFVTFENPDDSKDAMQAMNGKSVDGRQIRVDQAGKSSGDRRGGYRGGSSGGQGFFRGGRGRGGGDRGYGSSRFDNRSGGYGGSGGSRDYYGGGRSQGGYGDRSSGSYRDGYDSYATHD, from the exons ATGTCTTCAGATGAAGGAAAGCTTTTCGTCGGCGGTCTGAGCTTCGATACGGATGAGCAGAACCTGGAGCAGGTGTTCAGCAAGTACGGACAAATCTCAGAGG TGGTGGTTGTGAAGGATCGTGAGACAAAGAGGTCAAGAGGCTTCGGGTTTGTTACGTTTGAAAATCCAGATGATTCTAAGGATGCTATGCAAGCAATGAATGGAAAG TCTGTTGATGGAAGACAGATCCGTGTTGATCAGGCCGGCAAGTCCTCAGGTGACAGACGTGGAGGTTATAGAGGAGGATCATCTGGAGGCCAAGGATTTTTCCGTGGTGGCAGAGGACGTG GTGGTGGAGACAGAGGCTATGGAAGCAGCCGATTTGATAACAGAAGTGGCGGGTATGGTGGCAGTGGGGGATCCAGAGATTATTATGGCGG tggAAGAAGTCAGGGAGGGTACGGTGACCGATCAAGTGGATCTTATAGGGATGGCTATGACAGCTATG CTACACACGACTAA